A genomic region of Paralichthys olivaceus isolate ysfri-2021 chromosome 18, ASM2471397v2, whole genome shotgun sequence contains the following coding sequences:
- the psmd5 gene encoding 26S proteasome non-ATPase regulatory subunit 5, translating into MAATIDSLLEEISAVEDPIEELQGLRTALLSLPVSALRDAVSGTRLDVIFSLLNSNHREQVELCVDILERVLMALSPEHLAQNYRVELQAGLNHPDEKVKILALAQIGRMMEHPDAVTKILNNHDILRALIHCIRDEKLAVAKQAIQSLTKLSHSKSGLDKLFHSELLNVMKEVMATSDIVRYRLYELVVEIASVSPISLGYCASSSLVSQLLSELTGDDVLIRATAIEMVTSLAHSQHGRRYLTQQGIMDKISNMIRGAETDPFSSLYLPGLVKFFGNLAITDSPQQVCETYPAFQNKVFEMALDPDPAMIGVALDTLGLLGATVEGKQVLQKTGEKFRTVLLRMSQLASSGATELRVRSLDAISQLLTLQPEQQTEDLLALTESWFHLLSKQPIDMIRSISTQPFPELHCGALGIFTAIATQPWGQKLMISTPGFMEFILDRSTGQTKEAKDAKFELVGSLLSLSTAAEILGSQHYIRLKTYLREGPYYVSAVASVSTEGAD; encoded by the exons ATGGCCGCCACTATAGACAGTTTACTGGAGGAGATCTCCGCTGTTGAAGACCCTATAGAAGAGCTGCAGGGTCTGAGAACAGCGCTGCTGTCTCTGCCTGTGAGCGCCCTGAGAGACGCAGTGAGCGGGACGCGCCTCGAcgtcattttctctctgttaaaCTCGAACCACAG gGAGCAGGTCGAACTGTGCGTCGACATCCTTGAACGCGTCCTAATGGCACTCAGCCCTGAGCACCTGGCACAGAATTACAGAGTGGAGCTGCAAGCAGGTCTGAACCATCCCGATGAAAAAGTCAAGATACTTGCCTTGGCACAG ATTGGCAGAATGATGGAGCACCCCGACGCTGTCACCAAAATCCTCAACAACCACGACATCCTTCGAGCGCTCATCCACTGCATTAGAGATGAGAAATTGGCTGTGGCAAAACAG gCCATTCAGTCCCTTACTAAACTGAGTCACTCCAAGTCTGGATTAGACAAATTGTTCCACAGCGAGCTGCTGAATGTCATGAAGGAAGTGATGGCCACAAGTGACATTGTCAGATACAGATTATATGAG CTGGTGGTGGAAATCGCATCTGTTTCTCCCATTTCTCTTGGTTACTGCGCCAGCAGCAGCCTCGTGTCTCAGCTCCTCAGTGAACTCACTGGAGATGACGTTTTGATCAG GGCCACAGCCATAGAGATGGTGACCAGTCTCGCCCACAGTCAGCATGGTCGGCGGTATCTGACCCAGCAGGGTATCATGGACAAGATCTCCAACAtgatcagaggagcagagacagaccccttctcctccctctacCTGCCTG GTTTGGTGAAGTTCTTTGGGAACTTGGCCATTACGGACAGTCCGCAGCAGGTTTGTGAAACCTACCCCGCCTTTCAGAACAAGGTGTTTGAGATGGCTCTGGACCCGGACCCTGCGATGATTGGGGTGGCTCTGGACACTTTGGGTTTACTCGGAGCGACTGTGGAGGGAAAGCAGGTCCTGCAGAAAACAG gagaaAAGTTCAGGACTGTGCTGTTAAGAATGAGTCAGCTCGCCAGCTCCGGAGCTACGGAGCTGAGAGTGCGCAGCTTGGATGCCATATCACAACTTCTCACTCTACAG ccagagcagcagacagaagatCTTTTGGCCCTGACAGAGTCCTGGTTCCACCTTTTGTCTAAACAGCCCATAGACATGATTCGCAGCATCAGCACCCAGCCGTTCCCAGAGCTGCACTGTGGGGCTCTGGGGATTTTTACT gccATTGCCACTCAGCCGTGGGGTCAGAAGCTAATGATCAGCACTCCTGGATTCATGGAGTTCATTTTGGATCGTTCAACGGGTCAGACTAAGGAGGCCAAAGACGCTAAGTTTGAACTGGTGGGGTCACTCTTGTCTTTGTCGACTGCAGCAGAGATACTGGGCAGCCAGCATTACATCCGCCTGAAGACGTACCTCAGAGAGGGACCTTACTATGTTTCAGCTGTGGCCTCAGTCAGCACAGAAGGAGCAGactga